DNA from Coriobacteriaceae bacterium:
GCGACTCGGCCGATCGGCGCCCATGCGAGGCGCTAGCCTTAAGACGAGACATCGCGACTGCCTATGCTTCGACATTGACTACAATAACGGCTGCAATCGCGAGTGGTCGTCGATGTGCAGTTTTCCAGACACCTGTTTTCTCTAAGAAAGGAAATCCCATGGCGGTATTGTTTGTTGAATATCCCAAGTGCTCGACTTGTAAGAAGGCCAAGGCATGGCTGGACGAACATGGGGTAGAGTGTATCGACCGCGATATCGTTTTGGACAATCCCACGGCTGATGAGCTTGCGACCTGGATTGCTCGTTCGGGGCTGCCGGTGCGGCGCTTCTTTAATTCGTCGGGCATGAAATATCGAGAGCTGGGTCTGAAGGCGCGTCTGGATGCGGGCATGACGGATCGGGAGTGCTACGAGCTGCTGGCGACCGACGGCATGCTGGTCAAGCGTCCGCTGCTGGTGGGCGACGACTTTGCGATTCCCGGCTTTAGGGAAGCGGCTTGGGCCGAGGCGTTGCTGTAGCGGCTGCGGAAAGTGCGACCCGTTTTGAGTGCTCAGAGTGGGACGTGTTTTCCATCGGCGGGCTCGCTCGGCTCAATCCTCGAGCTGTGCCCATTCGTGCGGATCGTAGACCTTTACGTGCTTGTTGGGCTTGCCGCTCCAGTACTCCTCGTCCATAAAGGGCAGATATGCCTGAACGCCGGGGCAGATAAAGGGAATCCGCTGCTGTTGCAGTCGCTCGCGCTGGCGCTGCTCCAGGTGTGCCTCGGATATGACGGTCGGCATACCGGACAGCTCGACGAGGCTTGCCTGGATTCGCTTAAGGTCGGGGAGTCCCGCGTGCCATGACACCCGCATGATCAAAAAGGATGCACGGCGGTATTTTGCCTGCATCACCGTGATGGCGGGGCGCA
Protein-coding regions in this window:
- a CDS encoding arsenate reductase family protein, translated to MAVLFVEYPKCSTCKKAKAWLDEHGVECIDRDIVLDNPTADELATWIARSGLPVRRFFNSSGMKYRELGLKARLDAGMTDRECYELLATDGMLVKRPLLVGDDFAIPGFREAAWAEALL